From one Lotus japonicus ecotype B-129 chromosome 3, LjGifu_v1.2 genomic stretch:
- the LOC130743891 gene encoding putative F-box/FBD/LRR-repeat protein At5g22670, with product MADRISMLPDDVICNILSFLPTQDVVSTSLLSKRWKPLWRSVPSLYFDDQSYLINNNSYSYVCFQKFICNTMLARNANEPIQLPSKVSLLKLRSCIFSCETLVVLKLVGLDVDVFSSVDLPKLKSMYLNDIGFPEEKNLVELLSGCPILENLEVYYLFFNGVSSTPTSNKNVKRLSKLVRADIYCIAFDIPLKAICNVEFLRIDKLLLYPDGIPVFPNLTHLELKFGSDMNWHLVLRIIKKSPKLQTFVLNMEASAADMIWIPTYAVPNCLSSLRICSITSFEGTESELHFVKYILQNSGVLRAMTIRTRPSLRLEWKYEMLQELSLCSRSSTSCELSFE from the exons ATGGCGGACAGGATCAGCATGTTACCCGACGATGTCATTTGCAacattctctcttttctcccgaCTCAAGATGTTGTTTCCACTTCTCTTCTTTCAAAGAGATGGAAACCACTGTGGCGTTCAGTTCCTAGCCTCTACTTTGACGATCAAAGCTATCTCATCAACAACAATTCCTATTCCTATGTTTGCTTTCAGAAGTTCATATGTAACACCATGCTCGCTAGAAATGCTAATGAACCCATTCAGCTGCCATCTAAAGTTTCTCTATTGAAATTGAGGAGCTGCATTTTCAGTTGTGAAACTCTGGTTGTTCTCAAGTTGGTGGGGTTGGATGTGGATGTGTTTTCTTCTGTTGACCTTCCCAAACTGAAGTCTATGTATTTGAATGATATTGGTTTTCCAGAAGAGAAGAATCTTGTGGAACTTCTTTCTGGGTGTCCAATTCTTGAGAATTTGGAAGTGTACTATTTATTTTTCAATGGAGTCTCTTCTACTCCTACTAGTAATAAGAATGTTAAAAGATTATCTAAGTTGGTCAGGGCAGATATATATTGCATTGCTTTCGACATTCCGCTGAAAGCAATTTGTAATGTGGAGTTTCTTCGCATTGACAAG CTATTGCTGTACCCTGATGGCATTCCAGTTTTTCCTAATTTAACTCACCTGGAGCTCAAGTTTGGGAGTGATATGAACTGGCATTTGGTACTACGAATAATCAAGAAGAGTCCAAAGCTTCAAACTTTTGTCCTTAATATGGAGGCAAGTGCTGCTGATATGATTTGGATTCCCACCTATGCTGTTCCTAATTGCCTTTCTTCACTTAGGATTTGTTCCATTACAAGTTTTGAAGGCACAGAAAGTGAGCTGCATtttgtaaaatatattttacaGAATTCAGGAGTTTTACGGGCGATGACCATACGCACTAGGCCTTCCTTAAGATTAGAGTGGAAATATGAAATGCTTCAAGAATTGTCCTTATGCTCAAGGAGTTCTACCAGTTGTGAACTTTCATTTGAATAA
- the LOC130748901 gene encoding receptor-like protein 7: protein MRAHIIFWLFKMLFILTNFSTNIFVANSYCLGHQRSALLQLKNNLTFDPAKSKKLVLWNQSDDDCCKWHGVTCYEGHVTALDLSQEFISGVLDDSSALFNLQNLQTLNLAFNDFHSVIPLELFNLKNLMYLNFSMAGFQGKIPKEISQLKRLVILDLSSNNLFGPIDSSLADLKSLSILQLSHNNLSSTVPDSFANFSNLTTLHLINCSLNGYFPKEIFHIKTLEVLDVSENKFLHGSFPNFTPSWSLHNLDVSHTNFSGQIPESISNLKKLTKIDTSYCQFNGTLPSSMSELTQLVHIDLSSNNFTGSLPSFNNSKNLTRISLFHNHLSGELPSSHFEGLSNLVSIDLGFNFFTGNVPKSVPKLPNLRELSLPHNQLSGVLGEFDNASSPMLEVLDLGNNNLEGPFPLSVFNLRTLHVIQLSSNKFNGTVKLDLIRRLSILNTLGLGYNSLTVDINFRDDQDLSPFPSLTNVMLASCKMKGIPSFLRNQSTILYLDLADNEIEGAIPNWIWRLEVLAQMNLSKNSFTSFEGSFLNISSFLFVLDISSNQLQGPIPFIPQHGYYLDYSNNRFSSFNPPDIGNHLTFTTILSLSNNSFHGPIHESFCNASNILQLDLSDNNFTGEIPECFARMSSTLRVLNLAGNKLQGYIPKIISTSCQLKLFDLNDNLLEGTIPEALANCQKLQVLNLGKNVLTDRFPCFLSNITTLRIMILRSNKFHGSIGCSNSTSDWQNLHIVDLAYNKFSGTIPGALLNSWKAMMRDEDKDGTEFGHLSLDLVDNYNPTSFQDVASHLSKKLGEKLTELVANESRSILEQGSTDYYSVDIAHYQDSINIVNKGHQVKLVKIQMALTYVDMSSNYLEGPIPNELMNFKAMNALNLSHNAFMGHIPSTIGNLKEMESLDLSNNSFNGEIPHELASLHFLAYLNLSYNHLVGEIPKGTQVQSFDASSFEGNKELCGPPLTMSCSNESGLSPPASETPDSGADSSSVDWNFLSVELGFIFGFGIFIIPLISWKKWRMWYSKHADEMLFRIIPQLDLVYENRTAKRYKTLRWRR, encoded by the coding sequence ATGAGAGCACACATAATCTTTTGGCTTTTCAAGATGCTTTTCATCTTAACAAATTTCAGCACCAACATCTTTGTGGCAAATAGCTACTGTCTTGGCCATCAACGTTCAGCTTTGCTCCAGTTGAAGAACAACCTCACATTTGaccctgcaaaatccaaaaaaCTAGTTCTCTGGAACCAAAGTGATGATGATTGTTGCAAATGGCATGGGGTAACATGCTATGAAGGACATGTCACAGCCCTTGATCTCAGTCAAGAATTTATCTCTGGAGTTCTTGATGATTCAAGTGCTCTTTTCAACCTGCAAAATTTACAAACCTTGAACTTGGCTttcaatgattttcattctGTGATTCCTCTAGAGCTCTTCAATTTGAAGAATTTGATGTACCTGAACTTCTCCATGGCTGGCTTTCAGGGGAAGATTCCAAAAGAGATTTCTCAACTTAAAAGGTTGGTTATTCTTGACCTGTCATCAAACAATCTTTTTGGACCAATTGATTCTTCACTAGCTGATCTTAAATCACTATCTATTCTGCAATTGAGCCACAACAATTTGTCAAGCACAGTGCCTGATTCCTTTGCCAATTTCTCCAATTTAACCACTCTGCATCTCATCAATTGTAGCTTAAATGGCTATTTTCCAAAAGAAATTTTCCACATAAAAACTTTAGAGGTCCTTGATGTATCAGAAAACAAATTTCTTCATGGTTCTTTCCCAAATTTTACACCAAGTTGGTCTCTTCACAATTTGGATGTTAGCCATACAAATTTCTCAGGACAGATTCCAGAGTCTATTTCCAATCTGAAGAAGTTGACTAAAATTGATACATCTTACTGCCAATTCAATGGAACACTTCCAAGTTCAATGTCAGAACTCACCCAACTTGTTCATATAGACTTGTCTTCCAATAACTTTACAGGTTCACTTCCTTCCTTCAACAACTCCAAGAACCTCACACGCATATCCCTCTTTCATAACCATTTAAGTGGAGAATTACCGTCCAGCCATTTTGAGGGCCTTTCAAATCTTGTCAGCATTGATTTAGGGTTCAATTTTTTCACTGGGAATGTCCCCAAATCTGTTCCTAAACTCCCAAATTTGAGAGAACTTAGCCTTCCCCATAATCAACTGAGTGGTGTCTTGGGTGAGTTTGACAATGCATCTTCCCCAATGTTAGAGGTGCTTGATTTAGGCAACAATAATTTAGAAGGGCCTTTTCCTTTGTCTGTGTTTAACCTTAGAACACTACATGTCATTCAACTTTCTTCAAACAAGTTTAATGGCACGGTAAAATTGGACCTGATTCGAAGGTTGAGCATTTTGAACACACTAGGCCTTGGATATAACAGTTTGACGGTTGATATCAACTTCAGAGATGATCAAGACTTGTCACCATTTCCTAGTTTGACAAATGTGATGTTGGCATCCTGCAAGATGAAAGGAATCCCCAGTTTCTTGAGAAACCAGTCCACAATACTATATCTTGACCTAGCTGACAATGAGATTGAAGGAGCGATACCGAACTGGATTTGGCGACTCGAAGTTCTTGCTCAAATGAATCTTTCCAAAAACTCTTTCACAAGTTTCGAAGGGAGTTTCTTGAACATTAGctcttttctttttgtactTGATATCAGTTCAAACCAACTGCAAGGGCCTATTCCTTTCATTCCACAGCATGGATATTATCTGGACTACTCAAACAACAGATTCAGCTCATTCAATCCACCGGACATTGGGAATCACCTCACTTTCACAACTATTCTGTCTCTTTCAAACAACAGTTTCCATGGACCAATCCATGAATCCTTCTGCAATGCTTCAAATATTCTCCAGCTAGATCTTTCCGACAATAACTTTACCGGGGAGATTCCCGAGTGCTTTGCAAGAATGAGTAGCACTCTCAGGGTATTAAATTTGGCTGGAAACAAGCTCCAAGGTTACATTCCTAAAATTATTTCAACTTCATGTCAATTGAAGTTGTTTGATTTAAATGACAATCTGTTGGAAGGTACCATCCCGGAAGCTTTGGCTAATTGCCAGAAACTACAAGTCCTAAACCTTGGAAAGAATGTGTTAACTGACAGGTTTCCATGTTTCTTAAGCAACATCACCACCCTGAGAATCATGATTTTGAGGTCGAACAAGTTCCATGGGTCTATTGGATGCTCAAACAGCACTAGTGATTGGCAGAATCTTCATATTGTTGATCTGGCCTACAATAAATTCAGTGGCACGATACCAGGAGCACTTCTAAACAGTTGGAAAGCAATGATGCGGGATGAAGATAAAGACGGGACAGAATTTGGCCACTTGTCTTTGGATCTTGTTGACAACTACAATCCTACGAGCTTTCAGGATGTAGCTTCACACTTGAGCAAAAAACTTGGAGAAAAATTGACTGAACTTGTTGCAAACGAATCTCGCTCTATCCTCGAGCAAGGTTCCACAGACTACTATTCAGTGGATATTGCTCATTACCAGGATTCAATTAACATTGTCAACAAAGGTCATCAAGTGAAGCTGGTCAAGATTCAAATGGCTTTAACTTATGTGGACATGTCAAGCAACTATCTGGAGGGGCCAATACCCAATGAACTAATGAATTTCAAGGCAATGAATGCTCTGAACCTGTCACATAATGCATTCATGGGCCATATCCCATCAACTATTGGGAATTTGAAGGAAATGGAGTCTTTAGACTTGTCCAACAACTCTTTCAATGGAGAAATTCCTCATGAGCTTGCAAGTCTACATTTCCTTGCATATCTGAATCTCTCTTACAATCACTTGGTGGGGGAAATTCCCAAAGGTACTCAAGTTCAATCatttgatgcaagttcgttTGAAGGGAATAAAGAGTTATGTGGACCTCCTCTAACCATGAGTTGCAGCAATGAATCGGGATTGTCACCACCAGCATCTGAAACACCTGACTCCGGTGCTGATAGTTCATCGGTTGATTGGAACTTCTTAAGTGTAGAGTTGGGATTTATTTTTGGGTTTGGAATTTTCATCATCCCCCTTATTTCTTGGAAGAAATGGAGAATGTGGTATTCCAAACATGCAGATGAGATGCTGTTCAGGATCATCCCCCAGCTTGATTTAGTGTATGAAAACCGCACAGCGAAGAGGTACAAAACTCTAAGGTGGAGGCGCTGA